In Perca fluviatilis chromosome 18, GENO_Pfluv_1.0, whole genome shotgun sequence, one genomic interval encodes:
- the LOC120546167 gene encoding uncharacterized protein LOC120546167, translating into MMAVWCTAGALLLVLLTGLSYSYPMQQGISWAVAPPSPFSAGASTEPSTQQFAASGPALRPLGLSNLIRPGSFLPQYQAGELLQEQKSFERGNSEFENKARDSMPYQAGELIQEQRSFERGNSESETDEQGSMPPPRFVYAAPLFYVAPPSQGFNGGPVPSGLVSYPYPSYDYMFLNGQYPPGTYTYTSNSFEQGRDSREDAHYTRDNYPSTQQAKNIPYRHRTVRQASMGSASQSGSATGQQQPYSGVGVQGSYSQLG; encoded by the exons ATGATGGCTGTTTGGTGTACTGCAGG GGCTTTGCTTCTTGTTTTGCTGACTGGTTTGAGTTACAGCTACCCTATGCAGCAAG GCATTTCCTGGGCTGTTGCACCTCCCAGTCCCTTTTCTGCTGGAGCATCCACAGAACCTAGCACTCAGCAGTTTGCTGCCAGTGGACCTGCCCTTCGACCACTTGGCCTTAGCAATCTGATCCGGCCTGGTTCTTTTCTTCCACAGTACCAGGCAGGTGAACTGCTCCAGGAACAGAAAAGCTTTGAGCGAGGCAACTCTGAATTTGAGAACAAAGCACGAGATTCCATGCCTTACCAGGCAGGTGAACTGATCCAGGAACAGAGAAGCTTCGAGCGAGGCAACTCTGAATCTGAGACCGACGAGCAAGGTTCCATGCCACCACCTCGTTTTGTCTACGCTGCACCTCTTTTCTATGTTGCACCACCTTCACAAGGCTTCAATGGAGGACCTGTGCCATCAGGCCTGGTCTCCTATCCTTACCCTTCCTATGACTACATGTTCCTGAATGGCCAGTATCCTCCAGGCACGTATACTTACACCAGCAACAGCTTTGAGCAAGGGAGGGACAGCAGGGAGGATGCTCACTACACAAGGGATAATTATCCCAGCACTCAGCAGGCCAAGAACATCCCTTATAGACATCGCACCGTCAGGCAGGCGAGTATGGGGAGTGCTAGTCAGAGTGGTTCAGCGACTGGACAACAGCAGCCCTACAGTGGAGTTGGTGTACAAGGTTCTTA
- the LOC120547210 gene encoding uncharacterized protein LOC120547210 — MMAVWCTPGTLLLVLLTGLSDSYPMQQAQSSFQNAPPGYAQGSSAGPASKQGIYWAVAPPSPFSAGASTGPSAQQFAASGPALRPLGLNFVIQPDYLLPQYQAGELFQEQKRFEQGNSESESEAQGSMPPPRFVYAAQPSQGSNGGPVPSGLVPYPYPSYDYMFLNGQYPPGTYIYTSNSFEQGRDSWEDALYTRDNYPSTQQAKNIPYRHRTVRQASIGSASQSGSATGQQQPYSGVGVQGSYSQPGRPRRGAPRAFMQKAG; from the exons ATGATGGCTGTTTGGTGTACTCCTGG GACTTTGCTCCTTGTTTTGCTGACTGGTTTGAGTGACAGCTACCCTATGCAGCAAG CTCAGTCCAGCTTTCAGAATGCACCTCCAGGATATGCTCAAGGCTCTTCTGCAGGCCCTGCCTCTAAACAAG GCATTTACTGGGCTGTTGCACCTCCCAGTCCCTTTTCTGCTGGAGCATCCACAGGCCCTAGCGCTCAGCAGTTTGCTGCCAGTGGACCTGCCCTTCGACCACTTGGCCTTAACTTTGTGATCCAGCCTGACTATCTTCTTCCACAGTACCAGGCAGGGGAACTTTTCCAGGAACAGAAAAGATTCGAGCAAGGCAACTCTGAATCTGAGAGCGAAGCGCAAGGTTCCATGCCACCACCTCGTTTTGTCTATGCAGCACAGCCTTCACAAGGCTCTAATGGAGGACCTGTGCCATCAGGCCTGGTCCCATATCCTTACCCTTCCTATGACTACATGTTCCTGAATGGCCAGTATCCTCCAGGCACGTATATTTACACAAGCAACAGCTTTGAGCAGGGGAGGGACAGCTGGGAGGATGCTCTCTACACAAGGGACAACTATCCCAGCACTCAGCAGGCCAAGAACATCCCTTATAGACATCGCACCGTCAGGCAGGCGAGTATTGGGAGTGCTAGTCAGAGTGGTTCAGCGACTGGACAACAGCAGCCCTACAGTGGAGTTGGTGTACAAGGTTCTTACTCGCAGCCGGGTCGACCCCGCCGGGGAGCGCCAAGAGCATTCATGCAAAAG GCTGGCTAA